The Bradyrhizobium guangxiense genomic sequence GCGAGCTCACGCCGCATTACGGCGCGGATTGCCCTGTCGCCATCGTCTGGCGCGCCAGCTGGCCGGAGCAGCGCATCGTGCGTGCGACGCTGGCAACGCTCGATGCCGCCATCGGCACCGAGATGGAGCGCACGGCGCTGATCCTGGTCGGCAAGACGCTTGGCGCCGCGGATTTCGACGAGAGCCGCCTCTATGCTGCCGACTACGCCCGCCGCTATCGGCCGGTTGGCTCCGAGCCGCGCTTTCCGGAGGCGTCGTGATGCCGGCAGGGCTCGTCATCTCCGCGCCTGCCTCCGGTGTCGGCAAGACCACGCTGATCCTGGCGCTCGCGCGTGCCTGGCGCAATCGCGGCTTGGAGGTGCAGTGCTTCAAGAGCGGGCCCGACTATATCGATCCTGCCTTTCATGCCGCCGCCACGGGACGCGCCTCCGTCAACGTCGACAGCTGGGCGATGGATCGTGCTGCCATCGCGCATCTCGTCAGCCGCGGTGCGGACGCCGATGTCGTGCTCGCCGAGGGATCGATGGGCCTGTTCGATGGCGTCGCCGCGCGCGGCGTCTCCGGCACCGGCGCGACTGCCGACATCGCGGAGATGCTGGGCTGGCCGGTGCTGCTGGTGATCGATCCCTCGGGGCAGGCGCAGACGGCAGCCGCAGTCGCCGCGGGCCTTCGCGACTACCGCGCCGGCGTGCGTCTTTCGGGTGTCGTGCTCAACCGCGTCGCCAGCCCGCGCCACGAGGACCTGGTGCGGCGTGCGCTCGACGATGCCGGCATTGCCGTGTTCGGCGCGCTGCCGCGTCATGCCGAGATCAGCCTGCCGACGCGGCATCTCGGCCTGGTGCAGGCCGAGGAGCAGGCGGAGATCGGCAAGCTGATCGAGGAAGCCGCGCGCTTCGTTGCCGCGCATGTCGATCTGGACGCGGTGCTGCGCTCCGCGGCCGGCTGGTCGCCGCAGCCGGCGGCGAGCCGCTTGAACGTGGCGCCGCCCGGCCAGCGCATCGCGCTCGCGCGCGATGCCGCCTTCTCCTTCGTCTATCCGCATATGCTGGAAGCCTGGCGCGCGGCGGGCGCCGAGATCTTGCCGTTCTCGCCGCTGGCCGATGAAACGCCTGAGGCCAGCGCTGATGTCTGCTGGCTGCCCGGCGGCTATCCGGAGCTTCATGCCGGCAGGATCGCGTCCAATCTCCGTTTTCGCAGCGGCTTGCGCAGCTTCGCCGAAACGCGGCCGGTGCACGGCGAATGCGGAGGCTATATGGTGCTGGGAACTGCGTTGACCGATGCGGACGGTGTCCGCCATGAGATGACAGGCCTGCTTGGTCTCGAGACGAGCTTTGCCAAACGCCGCATGCATCTGGGTTATCGTCTCGCGACGCTCGCCGCGCCGATGCCGGGACACCGCTCCGGTGCGCGCCTGCGCGGCCATGAGTTCCACTATTCGACCATTCTTGCC encodes the following:
- a CDS encoding cobyrinate a,c-diamide synthase, which gives rise to MPAGLVISAPASGVGKTTLILALARAWRNRGLEVQCFKSGPDYIDPAFHAAATGRASVNVDSWAMDRAAIAHLVSRGADADVVLAEGSMGLFDGVAARGVSGTGATADIAEMLGWPVLLVIDPSGQAQTAAAVAAGLRDYRAGVRLSGVVLNRVASPRHEDLVRRALDDAGIAVFGALPRHAEISLPTRHLGLVQAEEQAEIGKLIEEAARFVAAHVDLDAVLRSAAGWSPQPAASRLNVAPPGQRIALARDAAFSFVYPHMLEAWRAAGAEILPFSPLADETPEASADVCWLPGGYPELHAGRIASNLRFRSGLRSFAETRPVHGECGGYMVLGTALTDADGVRHEMTGLLGLETSFAKRRMHLGYRLATLAAPMPGHRSGARLRGHEFHYSTILAQPDAPLAVVHDATGAVIAETGSRRGRATGTFFHLIAEDR